A window from Chryseobacterium vaccae encodes these proteins:
- a CDS encoding class I SAM-dependent DNA methyltransferase: protein MEWFESWFDTPYYHLLYNNRDYTEAENFITALTKDLQLPPSSRIIDLACGKGRHSVFLNKLGYDVLGLDLSRQSIEFDKQFENQTLIFDVHDMRNPIDADPMDAVFNLFTSFGYFDNENDDKKVFQSVYNALKSEGYFVLDYLNEEYVRKTLIPEASVKRGDIEFKILKKIEGRHIIKDIRFEADGKPFHFFEKVKLHSLEEIHSYAADCGFERIKVWGDYQLNEFSKDISPRCINLFKKK, encoded by the coding sequence ATGGAATGGTTTGAATCTTGGTTTGATACCCCTTATTATCATCTTCTCTACAATAACAGAGACTATACGGAAGCAGAAAACTTTATTACAGCACTGACAAAAGACCTTCAGCTCCCGCCTTCATCCAGAATCATTGATCTGGCCTGCGGAAAAGGAAGACATTCTGTTTTTCTGAATAAACTGGGCTACGATGTACTGGGACTTGATCTTTCCAGACAGAGTATAGAATTTGATAAACAATTTGAAAACCAGACGCTTATTTTCGACGTGCATGATATGCGAAATCCGATTGATGCTGATCCTATGGATGCAGTCTTCAATTTATTTACAAGCTTTGGATATTTCGACAATGAAAATGACGATAAAAAAGTCTTTCAGTCTGTGTACAATGCCCTGAAATCCGAAGGATACTTTGTTCTGGATTATCTGAATGAAGAATACGTGAGAAAAACTTTAATTCCTGAAGCCTCCGTAAAACGCGGTGATATTGAATTTAAGATCCTTAAAAAGATCGAAGGCAGGCATATTATCAAAGACATTCGCTTTGAAGCAGACGGAAAACCTTTTCATTTCTTTGAAAAAGTAAAACTTCACTCACTGGAAGAGATCCATTCTTATGCAGCAGATTGTGGTTTCGAAAGAATAAAAGTCTGGGGAGATTACCAGTTAAATGAATTCTCTAAAGATATCTCACCAAGATGTATTAATTTATTTAAGAAAAAATAA
- a CDS encoding THUMP domain-containing class I SAM-dependent RNA methyltransferase, producing the protein MDTENLQIQIKTFFGLEQILAEEVKKLGGRKVEVKNRAVNCEGDLGFLYKVNYSARTALKILIPIHEFKAFNQHQFYDRLFKVNWEEFMDVDQSFAIDATVNSETFKHSQFVTLKMKDAIVDYFQDKFKRRPNVETRSPDIKFHLHIDRELITISLDSSGDALFKRGYRKEQGEAPINEVLASGMLQLAGWDGKGNFLDPMCGSGTLLIEAAMIAMDLPAQTFRKRFAFQNWKNYDADLFAKIKEFRINRVKEFTGKIVGYDIDARMLNAARMNIEAAEMEDVIEVRKQNFFDSKKELFPLLMVFNPPYDERISINDDDFYKKIGDTFKTHYPNTLAWLISSDLEAVKKIGLRPSRKIKLFNGKLETRFLQYEMYEGTKKVHKIENPK; encoded by the coding sequence ATGGATACAGAAAATCTACAGATTCAGATAAAAACATTCTTCGGGCTGGAACAGATTTTGGCAGAAGAAGTCAAAAAGTTAGGAGGAAGAAAGGTAGAAGTGAAAAACAGAGCGGTTAATTGTGAGGGTGACCTTGGCTTTCTTTATAAAGTAAATTATTCGGCGAGAACAGCTTTGAAAATTTTGATCCCGATTCATGAATTTAAAGCGTTCAACCAGCATCAGTTTTACGATAGACTTTTTAAGGTAAACTGGGAAGAATTCATGGATGTTGATCAATCTTTTGCCATTGATGCTACAGTGAATTCAGAAACATTTAAGCATTCACAGTTTGTGACCCTTAAAATGAAAGATGCCATTGTAGACTATTTTCAGGATAAGTTCAAGAGACGTCCTAATGTAGAAACAAGATCGCCGGATATTAAATTTCACCTGCATATCGATCGTGAGCTGATTACCATTTCTTTAGATTCTTCCGGAGACGCTTTGTTTAAAAGAGGATACAGGAAGGAGCAGGGCGAGGCGCCTATTAATGAGGTTCTTGCCAGTGGAATGCTTCAGTTAGCAGGATGGGACGGAAAAGGGAATTTCCTTGATCCGATGTGCGGTTCGGGAACACTTCTGATTGAAGCGGCAATGATTGCGATGGATCTTCCTGCACAGACTTTCAGAAAAAGATTTGCTTTCCAGAACTGGAAAAATTATGATGCTGATTTATTTGCCAAGATCAAAGAATTCCGCATCAACAGAGTAAAAGAATTTACCGGAAAAATTGTCGGCTATGATATTGATGCCCGTATGCTGAACGCAGCGAGAATGAATATTGAAGCGGCAGAAATGGAAGACGTGATTGAAGTAAGAAAACAAAACTTCTTTGATTCTAAAAAAGAACTTTTCCCTTTACTGATGGTATTTAACCCTCCTTATGATGAAAGAATCTCTATCAATGATGACGATTTCTACAAGAAAATAGGAGATACTTTCAAAACCCATTATCCAAATACATTGGCATGGCTGATTTCTTCGGACCTTGAAGCGGTGAAAAAAATTGGGCTTCGTCCATCCAGAAAGATTAAGCTTTTCAACGGAAAACTGGAAACACGATTCCTGCAGTACGAAATGTATGAGGGAACAAAGAAAGTTCATAAAATTGAAAACCCTAAATAA
- a CDS encoding branched-chain amino acid ABC transporter substrate-binding protein, producing the protein MSKFKYTMALDFVDVIDFISNLISLGGTSSSNHHYDDQPEKNKKIKYLTEKASAAFVVAASVLLFFVFKDPLPPENYSQTLIIASLIGIAVSGILFFILYIAELYYFKSLFRLLLFSGSVILFFISLVLCIYFKSGLFV; encoded by the coding sequence TTGTCTAAATTCAAATACACTATGGCCCTGGATTTTGTAGATGTTATAGACTTTATATCGAATCTTATTTCACTAGGAGGAACATCATCATCCAATCACCATTATGATGACCAACCTGAGAAGAATAAAAAAATAAAATATCTTACGGAAAAAGCCAGTGCTGCTTTTGTTGTTGCGGCTTCTGTATTGCTGTTTTTTGTTTTTAAAGATCCGCTTCCGCCGGAAAACTACAGCCAGACTCTTATTATTGCTTCACTAATCGGGATTGCGGTTTCAGGCATCCTGTTTTTTATTTTATACATTGCAGAGCTTTATTATTTTAAAAGTCTGTTCAGGCTGCTTCTCTTCAGTGGTTCAGTAATCTTGTTTTTTATTTCACTGGTTCTGTGTATTTACTTTAAATCCGGTCTGTTTGTTTAA